From Paenibacillus sp. PL2-23:
ACGACTAATAAACAATCCCCGGTTCTGCTTCTCGAAGAAAACGGTTATCATGTTTTGTATGCGAATAATGGACTGCAGGCTGAGGAGCTGCTGATTGGCGCCGACGCGATTGTGCTTCATATGTCGCTTGACGGCGTGAAGATGTGGGGTCCGCGGATCGGCAGGCTGAGAAGCCTTCCTGTCTTATGGTGGTGCAGCGAAGCGGCTGCCGCCTCTTCGGCGGAATATTGTGAAAGCGACATCCCCGTCGACGGGCTGCTGTCTCCTTCTATGGGAGAATGGGAGCTGCACTGGTCGCTTCATCTAGCCTCCAAGCAGCAGGCCGAAAGGCAGCGCTGGAGGCTGGAGCGCAAGCAGCTGGAGGATCGGCTGGAGGAGCGGAAGTGGATTGACCAGGCCAAGGGCATTCTCTGCAAGCTCAAGAATATATCAGAAGCCGAAGCGTATGAGGTGCTTCGTAAGCAAGCGATGAATGAAAGAAAACGAATGGTCGACGTGGCGGCGAATATTGTGAAGGTGCATCAATTGCTTCAGGATATGAAGTGAGTGGCGGCTAGCCCCCGCCCATCGGGACGACAGCGAAGGAGGGCCTTGCATGCTAACGAAATGGTTGAAGGAAGTTGGAAGAGGCAAAAGAGGCGCTCGCGATCTGAATTACGAGGAAGCCAAGGACGCGGCGGAGCTCATCCTGGGAGGGAAAGCGACGCAGGCGCAGATCGGAGCTTTTTTTATAGCGGAACGCATTAAGATGGAAACGGTGGAGGAGCTTGAAGCGTTTGTGCATGTGTGCCGGGCGCATGCTTACCGGACGAATGTGCATAGTGGCATGGATTGCGCGGGACCTTATGATGGCCGTAAAAAAAGCTTTTTCGCGACCTTCGCGACGGCGTTCGTGCTGGGCGCCGCAGGCTTGCCCGTTACCCTGCACGGCACCGGCTCGCTGCCGCCCAAGTGGGGCATTACGCTCCAGGATATATTAATGGAGATGGACATCGACGCGGATTCCGTATCCCGGGAGCGGTTCATTGAAACGGCAAGGGAGACGGGCGTGCTGTATGTATCCGCGGAGAGCTGGTGCCCGCCGCTGCGAGAGCTGCGCTCCATCCGCGTAGAGCTGGGCATGCGGACGGTGCTGAACACCGCCGAGAAGCTGATTGATTACGCCCATTCGAAATATCTATTGTTCGGCGTATTCCACAATACCGTGTTCGAGCGGATGGCGAAGCTGTCCGAGAAGCTGGGCTACGAGCGTTCGTTGATCGTACAGGGCGTAGAAGGGTCCGAGGACCTGTTCATCGAGCGCCCGACGCGAACTTATTTTGTCCAGAACGGCATCGCCATCCAGCAGATTGTAGATCCCGACGCTTATGGACTGGAGACGCAGGTGCCGGAGGTAGAGTGGACGGCTGCCCTGCAGAAGGACACCGTTGAAGAGGTGCTCCAGGGCGGGGGACATCTGGCCTTCGCCAATCAGGTGCTGCTTAACGCAGCGGTTCGCTTGCATCTGGCGGGCAAAGCGGATTCCGTGGAGCAGGGCATCTACATGAGCAAAGCGCTGATCGATGACGGCGAGCCGTGGAAGCTGTATTCACAGTGGAAGCATGCTCTGCAAAAAATAAGCACCATCTGAAATATGTTCCAATTCCGAATGATGGAAGCACGAAGCTGGGCGAACATTCGTGAAATTTGTTGACAAAATGTGAACTCCCTCCTTAAAATTGATGAAGGAAAACAACAATCGCATACAACTCCTCGTATAATCTCGGGAATCGGCCCGGGAGTCTCTACTCGGTCACCGTAAATGATCAGGCTACGAAGAGAGGAAAGCGATCGCGCGGCGGCCCCGCGTATGAAGCTTTCCCTTTTTGCAGAGCCTAGTAGAAATGCGTTTACATGCATTCCTATCTAGGCTTCTTTGTTTGTTCCAACACTATTTTGGGAGGGTTTTATCAAAATGAGAAGTTTCTTTCGTTTGAAGGAACTGGGAACAAATGTCAGAACTGAAGTCATGGCTGGACTGACGACGTTTATGACAATGGCCTACATTCTGGCAGTCAATCCGATCATATTGACGCCAACGGGCCTGGACTGGACGGCTGTATTTCTGGCGACGGCCCTGGCGGCGGGTATTTTCTCTATCGCTATGGGACTGTTCGTTAATTTCCCTGTCGCGCTGGCTCCGGGCATGGGGCTTAACGCTTATTTCGCTTCCGTCATCATCGCTTCTGCAGCGACGGATACGCCGATTACACCGGCAATGGGACTGACGGCTGTATTTCTCTCCGGTATTATCTTCATCATTCTGACGGTGACACAGGTTCGTCAGATGCTGATTACGGCCGTTCCGGACAGCCTGAAGCATGCCATTACCGTTGGTATCGGCTTGTTTATTGCCATTATCGGGCTGAAGAACAGCGGCATTATGACGATTATCGCATTCGACAATGGCGATAAGCTGATTACGCTGGGAAGCTTTCATAACGAAACGGTTGTCTATACCCTGCTTGCAGTAGCGCTCATCGCTATTCTGATGGTGCTGCGAGTGCCGGGAGCCATACTGTTCGGCATTCTGGGCACAACGGTTGTTGCTTTGCTTACGGGTCATGTGAATGTGAAGGAAGCGCTGGAAGGCAAGACCTGGATGCCAGACTTCTCCACGATGAACGTATGGCATTTCGACTTTGCGGGCGTATTCGAGGTTGGCCTCATTACCGTCATCCTGACCTTTACGTTCGTAGAACTGTTCGATACCTTCGGTACGCTGGTCGGCACGGCTAACCGCGCCGGCATTATGAAGAAACCTGAGGAAGGCAAGAAGCGTGTAGGCAAGGCGATGCTGGTTGACGCGGTTGCGGTTGGCGGCGGCGCTATGCTGGGAACAAGCACAGTAACGGCATATGTAGAAAGCTCCGCAGGTATCGCGCAAGGCGGACGTTCCGGCTTGACTGCTGTGACAACAGGCATTTGCTTCCTGCTGGCGATCTTCCTGTCGCCAATTGTGGCGCTGGTGCCAGGGGCCGCTACAGCGGCGGCGCTGATCATCGTTGGCGTGCTGATGATGCAATCCGTGAAGGATATTGACTTCTCCGATATGGTATACGCGATTCCGGCATTCCTGACGCTGGCGCTTATGCCGTTCACATACAGCATCGCGAACGGCATCTCCTTCGGTATCGTATCTTACGTGCTGCTGGCAACTGTCGCGAACGTATCCGGCAAGGGCAAATACCAGGTGCACTGGCTGATGTGGATTCTAGCCGTGCTGATTGTATTGCGATACGCTCTAATGGGCGGCGAATAATAGGGACAAGCAACAAGGCAGCGCTGGGCCGGCGCTGCCTTTTTTTTGCGCAGCGGCCCCTTACGGTATAATGAGGGGTATTCATCAATATCGCCCAGGATACTCCCGTCTTCTATAAGCGGGGGAGGAATGGGCGTTCGGCGTTAGCCGGAATGATATTTGGTGTGTTCTTGTTGTCCCTACTATGCTAAAATTAGTATAGTGAGGAGGCGAACATATGATCGTTACCGTGACGGCGAAAATCAAAATCAAACCGTCAGACAGTCAAATGATGGCCCTGCAACAAACGATGATCGCTTATCGTCAAGGCTGTAATTTTGTCTCTGCCCTTGTGTTTGAGACGAGCGAGCGCCGGCAGTCTGCCCTGCACCGAATGACGTATCGAACCCTGCGCAGCGCGATGGGCCTGCGTTCTCAAATGGCGCAGTCGGTATTGAAAACGGTACGGGCTAAATACAAGACCATCTTGAGCAGTGGGCATGCTTGGACTCTCGTACAATTTAAGAAGCCGGAATACGATCTCGTCTGGAGACGGGATTACTCGCTAAGCGCAAAGCTATTCTCCGTCAATACGCTGCAAGGCCGCATTAAGATTCCCTTCGAAGCCAAAGGAATGGAGACCTATTTCGACGGCACATGGACATTCGGTACAGCCAAGCTGGTATGCAAAAAACAGAAGTGGTTTTTGCATATTCCAGTGTCTAAGGAAATGGCCTCTCCTGAGCTTAAGGAGATTGAACACGTTGCAGGGATTGATCTGGGCATCAACTTTGTAGCTACGGTGTATGACACCGAGGGGAGAACGCTGTTTTTTCGAGGAAGGGAGCTCAAACACAAACGAGCCAACTACCAACGATTGCGTTCCGAGCTGCAACGCAAACAAACGGCTTCGTCCCGCCGCAGGCTGAAGCAAATCGGAGAACGAGAAAACCGCTGGATGACCGATGTGAACCATCAGGTAAGTAAGGCACTCGTTACCCGATATGGGGCGAATACGCTGTTTGTGCTGGAGGATTTGACAGGGATCCGCCGCAGGGCGGAAAAGTCAAAGCTGAAGTATCGGTATGTGACGGTATCGTGGGCGTTCTATCAGCTGCGTCAGATGGTGACGTATAAGGCGAAGCTTGCAGGATCGATGGTGATAGCCGTGGATCCGAAGCACACCTCGCAGGCGTGTCCCCTATGCCGCCACACGGCCAAAGAAAACCGGGATAAACGCAGGCATCGCTTTCGTTGCCAGGCATGCGGATATGCAAGCAATGATGACCGGATCGGCGCCATGAATCTCTGTCTGAAGGGAAGAGAGTACCTTCTTGAAGGTGCAGGCTTAGCATGACTAGGCTTGCAGGGCAGCTGTCAATCTGCCCATTGGTAGGCGAAGGCTTACTCGAGGATGTAACACCACGTTCTTCGGAACGCCAAAAGATCGGAGTCGCAAGACGTTCGTACGAT
This genomic window contains:
- a CDS encoding anthranilate phosphoribosyltransferase — its product is MLTKWLKEVGRGKRGARDLNYEEAKDAAELILGGKATQAQIGAFFIAERIKMETVEELEAFVHVCRAHAYRTNVHSGMDCAGPYDGRKKSFFATFATAFVLGAAGLPVTLHGTGSLPPKWGITLQDILMEMDIDADSVSRERFIETARETGVLYVSAESWCPPLRELRSIRVELGMRTVLNTAEKLIDYAHSKYLLFGVFHNTVFERMAKLSEKLGYERSLIVQGVEGSEDLFIERPTRTYFVQNGIAIQQIVDPDAYGLETQVPEVEWTAALQKDTVEEVLQGGGHLAFANQVLLNAAVRLHLAGKADSVEQGIYMSKALIDDGEPWKLYSQWKHALQKISTI
- a CDS encoding ANTAR domain-containing protein, which produces MRSLLVMELLSTFEKTGAGGEPNHTTNKQSPVLLLEENGYHVLYANNGLQAEELLIGADAIVLHMSLDGVKMWGPRIGRLRSLPVLWWCSEAAAASSAEYCESDIPVDGLLSPSMGEWELHWSLHLASKQQAERQRWRLERKQLEDRLEERKWIDQAKGILCKLKNISEAEAYEVLRKQAMNERKRMVDVAANIVKVHQLLQDMK
- a CDS encoding NCS2 family permease — encoded protein: MRSFFRLKELGTNVRTEVMAGLTTFMTMAYILAVNPIILTPTGLDWTAVFLATALAAGIFSIAMGLFVNFPVALAPGMGLNAYFASVIIASAATDTPITPAMGLTAVFLSGIIFIILTVTQVRQMLITAVPDSLKHAITVGIGLFIAIIGLKNSGIMTIIAFDNGDKLITLGSFHNETVVYTLLAVALIAILMVLRVPGAILFGILGTTVVALLTGHVNVKEALEGKTWMPDFSTMNVWHFDFAGVFEVGLITVILTFTFVELFDTFGTLVGTANRAGIMKKPEEGKKRVGKAMLVDAVAVGGGAMLGTSTVTAYVESSAGIAQGGRSGLTAVTTGICFLLAIFLSPIVALVPGAATAAALIIVGVLMMQSVKDIDFSDMVYAIPAFLTLALMPFTYSIANGISFGIVSYVLLATVANVSGKGKYQVHWLMWILAVLIVLRYALMGGE
- a CDS encoding RNA-guided endonuclease InsQ/TnpB family protein, which encodes MIVTVTAKIKIKPSDSQMMALQQTMIAYRQGCNFVSALVFETSERRQSALHRMTYRTLRSAMGLRSQMAQSVLKTVRAKYKTILSSGHAWTLVQFKKPEYDLVWRRDYSLSAKLFSVNTLQGRIKIPFEAKGMETYFDGTWTFGTAKLVCKKQKWFLHIPVSKEMASPELKEIEHVAGIDLGINFVATVYDTEGRTLFFRGRELKHKRANYQRLRSELQRKQTASSRRRLKQIGERENRWMTDVNHQVSKALVTRYGANTLFVLEDLTGIRRRAEKSKLKYRYVTVSWAFYQLRQMVTYKAKLAGSMVIAVDPKHTSQACPLCRHTAKENRDKRRHRFRCQACGYASNDDRIGAMNLCLKGREYLLEGAGLA